The genomic segment aacaacagcatgtgtgtgctctagtatttcagaggttaaacatttttctttaacctctgaaatcagaggatACGAAGCCGCACATCAAGCGCGAGCTAGCCGTTAGCACCATGCTacctcatcctgaggcgagctgctaaaacaacattatttcataaaccaacgccacctgtcgactttcaacagcctccgtttgttaattataccccaaaaatcAGGAACTATACGAACATGAACTAGCAAGCTAGCTTGTTTGTTGTTAGCTAATTTGTTGTTACTGCCAACTGTGTgctttcaaattaatatttaaaaatcagCAATATCCACAATTTGCAGAATAAAACGggacatttttacacatattGTGAGCACTGGGGTCGTGGTTCGATGTTTAGGTTTTGTTGTAGGCAGTGGAATTTTTAAGGTTGGGAATGACTACTTTCAggaacattttcttcttttaaaataaaagcaattcaAAAGCTGCCACAACACAGAAATGATTGTGTATTACATGTTTCATTACGTACCACCATTTTGTCATGGCTACAACACATATTAACTGCATTCTTGGGAGGCATCATATTCCATAGACCATCACTGCCGAGGATGATGTAACGATGTCTTTTGGGGTCAAGGGTCATCACTGTGGTATCGGGCTCCGGAGAAACCACAAACTCCCCACTGTAGAAATCATAACTCCAGAGATCCCCTGTAAGCAAATCATAAAACATGTCACTTTGAGAgaaacaattattaaaaaaagttcTGATACACAAAGAACACTAAGGCCTGGATCATacttttcatgtctgtggagtTGTTTCACATGTGCGTAAATAGCTGCAATTCCATTCATACTGATATGAGGATAAGCATCAGTGAGGTGTTCCACACATGCATACTCAGTCTCACATTCTACTCCAGTAGCAGCCATTTTTCCTCTTCAGGAGTTTGTATGTCTTTGTATTCTTTGACCATCGTTGTACGTGTTTGGCCACCGGCTGATGACCTCACATAATCTCAAACAAGTCTCCATGGTTGCCGTCCAAGGGTGGgcaatatatcaatattttatctctatcatgaCATGAGAACAGATATGGTCTTATATTTTGGATATCATCATATCATGATAAACTATCTGTGACGACTCCATTGTGCTTCAGGGAGCATGTACAGTCCACAAGGTCTCGAAATGTGGAGGTGCTTGAATTTGCCCATGCACATCACAGTGGACATGGATAGGTGGCAACATTTACGTCATGTGGGCCATGGCCGACCTGTGCAGACATGCAAAATTATGACCCAGGTCTAATCCCAAGAGAAAATGTGGTATTCTTACCTAGGGATCGGGCCACAGCTAGGAAGGGGATCTGGTCAATGACTGTACTCCTCCTCACTGGGCCATTATGTGTCAGTCTGGGCCTCTTCCATACAACACGGTTCACCCCAGATTTCTTCATTACACTACAATTACAGagacaaaacagcaaaacatcAAATCAATCCAAAGTCGTAAACTCGgacataaaaatacaatactgtgtGTCGTAGAGAAGTCGTTCGCCCACCAACTCACCTGCCCCCCAGGCGTTcaatcctttctttttctttaggAAGTTCAGGTTTGTGGTCTTGTGTCAGTTCAAGTGCCTGGAGTGTGATATCAGAGTCATTCTCTTTCACTCCAACTACCACTGCTGAATCCCCTACATGGGCAACGAACATGTGAATTCCACGGATCACAATCACACTAGCAGTGGTGCCCGACGTGCTGGGCAGGCCGGTTATAGTCTTGGGCCATTCCGCTGTAAGAGGACaaagggaaagaaagacagaattCAGATACCACTCACAGGGCAAACGTGGTCATAGCTTATAAGAGTTACCTCACAGTAATGAAGTGGTTCATCCATGGCAACAGATAGATAGAGGTAGAacatattcaattcaattttatttgtatagtgtgattcataacatacattatatcAAGACGCTTTTCATGTTAAGGTCAAGAGCTTACAGTTATAtaaacccaacaggaacacaTTGAGCAAGCACTTGGCACCAGTGGAGGGacaaaaaactcccttttaacaggaagaaatctgacagaaccagactccgAGTGTACAAACATCTGCCTCGACCATATGACGGTCAACTGatcaaaataactttaaaatagGGATACAAAATATTGCCtttttggctttaaaatgtataatcgGATATCGATAAACACAGATCCGCCAATGTGACTAATTACTAAATCTGTAGACTGAAGAAGCTGCTATCCTTGACTTCTTGTTTATATCTTCtccaacttttattttattaatgttcattcatttaGCACAATGAAGCACATTTGTACCTACATCTGTTgcaacatgagtatgaaaaagtAAGTAAGTTAATTTCACTACGGAATAGACTCAATGACCAgggaaaaacatatatatatatcggtaTCTGTTACCAGTCTAAGTCCTTCTGATATATCAGCATTATTGGACGTAGGTAAACAGTCCAATACTACATCCCTACTTTAAAAAGACATtatgatatactgtatctacaatatgcagagctttctgaaaggacGACTATGCATCCATATGCCAACGATTCACAGCCACCTTGCTGACTCTCATAACTAGCTTAGCTGTTATGCTTCTGCCTTCCCTCCATCAGTTGTGACATAAAACTCATCACTCACTGGAAATGTCACCtggtgacacacaaaaaaacactactaccctgaaaaacacagagagtcatgtgcAGCTGATACCCTTTGGGGAAGTACATGTGAAAAAGTACTTTGAAAGCACAGAAACACTAGTTTtggagtgggaaaatctcaaagcaccacccttgtgttttcatgtcaacAACCCATACGCTACTTTGGAAAAACTATGACGTCATAATGTCACCTCTCTCTTGCGCTTGCATTTGCGGTCACTATCGTCATTGTAGTCTTCATCAAGGCTGTTTGGTCAGTTCACTTTATGACACGTGATATATTCTTTGTTTCTATGATTGTATACACTGTATTATGAACTAAATTCAAATCAAGTTTTATATACAGCACACATGTTCACTGCGCAAGCTCTCTCCTCGCAATTCTGTCAGcattacagcaccacatactggcctggcatatgtactacagcatttataGGTCTGAACGTAAAggacatttgtttgtctttaaaagttACATGCTACAGCTTTAATATGAATGTAGCCTAACCTTTTTTTCTAcggtatttaaaaataaagagtgAATTTATGGGCTATTGCTTTAAATTTTAGGgtgacatggggggggggggggggggagtctaGACTTCACAACAACTACTTTATAACGAGAAGTGTTGTTTACTTATGTGATGAAAACATGCATCAGTTGTAGGTCAGTAGTCTGTAGTGTGAACGCTTAGTGGTGGTCATGGAAATGTGGGGCAGTAGCtagacgacgacaacaacaacaggcagcattacaaaaacagacaatgacAAATAACGGAGAGCTGATGACTTACGTAGCTCCTTCCACATCGCATGGTGACAAGCGATGAAGCCTTTGCGTAGAGCAGCACACACTTCACTGTGATCCTTGGACCAAAACCCACGCTGCCTCTTCAACAAATCCCACAGATTGTCGCGCGCGAAGTGTGCAGCCTCGCGACCCCCGTGTCCGTCGAACACGGCGAAGAACGCCACCGACCTGCGCGTGTCGACTACGTGCTCTTTTTCGTGAGGTGCCGGTGCGAGGTTGTTGCCGCTGTCCTCGTTCGAGAGACTCTCCACCCACACAGCAGAGGCTGGAGCAGATTCGACGGCAGCGTCGAgcttttgtgtctcattttcagTCTGTGTTGTAGCCTCACCCTCCGGTTTTTCTGCTCCTCCGTGTCTCTGCGACTTTGGGCAATCTTCAACTGGCGCCGCAGTCGGCTCGTACTCGATTTTTATATCGACAACATCCTCCATGTATTTTCTCCCTCCTTGCTCGGAATACGCACTCATACGAAATATTATCGTCTCGTCCATGATTGTCTACGCCTGGTAATActttcctaaacggttgaaggTAACATGTGGTCGCTAATCTGGCGACAACCTGAATTTTTAAACCTATTTTGCCGCGACGGTGTGGCCGAAGGTTTCCTTCCTTTTTGTTTATCTCCTAGAAGCGTCCACAAGACGGACAAGACGTCCCGCTGTACGTAATGACGTCATACTCCCACCCATAGCACCACGCGCCCGCCTCGCTATGATGCTGCATTTACTGGCGCTCGGAAACGTAGGTTTTAGCGAGCGATCATATTACAGGCCAATGTGGCGCCTCTCCCGCTTCTAACGTGATAATTCAATGTCCAGCAGAACGTTGCCATTGTCTTCACCGACGGACGCGGTTTATAAGTGATTCTAAAAGAAATGGAGAGACGTTAATGTAGCAAAATGTGTCCAGTCAGTCCAGCGGcaaacaacatttaaaggtcATGTGCATACTACTTACTTaccaatgttttttgttttttttatttagccaggaaggtcctATTTCAATACAAGAtatcttcttccagggagtcctggttAAGATTGCAGCATAAATAGTGACTAATCACTTTCAGGTGTAACACTCATAAAAAGCTCAAAAGAAGTGGTTAAATGAgagtaataataaagtaaatgcAGCAGTATGGCTatgtaaaacaacacatttctttcatgaTGGTAATCTGGCATACCAGGCATTTTCCTGGTGGGCCCCGGGGCGGTAGACAGAGAACGGTGTAGCTGCAGGCTTGTATGCAGCAGTTTTAGGCCTGCAGAATTAAGTcccttcacttttttattttttttattttatttcacttgcACACATGACATTCACTGAAGATGAACAATCAcaattcacttttttattttttttattttatttcacttgcACACATGACATTCACTGAAGATGAACAATCACAATGTAAGTACTTAGTGAGTtaagtttaatttgtttaaaattagATATACATTTTGGAGAATCCAACAGCAAAATGAACAACATGTAGCAGCATGGGATTGTCTGACATTATTGATAAGCTAATGATGATAGTGACAATACTGGTATTAAGGGCACTAATCTATATTTACTATTACATCAGATTTTTACAGTGTTAGCCGGGGTGTGGGCTGACACGTAACGTATGGACATTTGTTCACTTCCTATACTGACACTGGGCCAGCCCAATCATTTCTCTCACTAGTAGTTCTCCTTGAAGTTGAGAAAGGCTTTATCATTTGGCTGTTACATTATTGTACCAAACTGTATGCCTGCATCGAAAAGTTTTGAAATTATCCCTGTGCATTCACATCACTTGGCAAACAAGGTCAAATCCCCAAGCTGCAAGTACATATTAATATCCTGTTTCACCAATAATGGTGGATGATTTTTAGTGCCAGTCCAGCCCTGAGTGGGAGTGAGTGAAGGTCATgtactttttttaagtttttcttgAATTCAAAGTCAATTTTAATTGTATCAGTGAGTGCTACAGAGTGTTTTAAAACCAAACTACAGCCAGCTCACAACAAAGTGGTTGTTGAATGTGtctacaatgtttttattgctcTTAATTTTTCTTTAGTAGTTCAGGTATGTTAGCTGGCATAATTTGACCTGGTATACATTTAATTAACTTTCAAAACTTGCTGGGGTTTTGTAGATTTTAATTTATCATGAACAGATAATTACATTTGGTGTTTTTAACTAACTGTGCACATTTATTGCTTAATGTTCTGagggattatttattttctttgctttggcACAAGCTTCATCTCTCATTAAGTGCAAATAAATTAGTACCAGTAAGTTTAAGTTTCCATATGAGCATGTATGTCtgtattactaaatcattatGAAAAccttcagtaaataaaagatatcAGAAGACATTAGTGATGtttacaacatttttatttttacacattttgacaacttttatatttagattatccttAACATTTTCAACAATGATTTAAAGTCGTCCCGTTGTTATGCTGTTCCTCCAAGACACAAGTGTGGCAAGAAGTCAGTGACTATAACTAACACTGGACTCTGAATGTGAACGTCATGTAGTACACCCTGAGAAATGATAACTGTGGCTAcaatcataataatgaattggacaGATAACTTAAACCGAAACTTCTTAATTTTAATAGTTTGAGTACCGGCCGTTTATAATt from the Solea solea chromosome 4, fSolSol10.1, whole genome shotgun sequence genome contains:
- the LOC131458768 gene encoding protein phosphatase 1D-like; protein product: MDETIIFRMSAYSEQGGRKYMEDVVDIKIEYEPTAAPVEDCPKSQRHGGAEKPEGEATTQTENETQKLDAAVESAPASAVWVESLSNEDSGNNLAPAPHEKEHVVDTRRSVAFFAVFDGHGGREAAHFARDNLWDLLKRQRGFWSKDHSEVCAALRKGFIACHHAMWKELPEWPKTITGLPSTSGTTASVIVIRGIHMFVAHVGDSAVVVGVKENDSDITLQALELTQDHKPELPKEKERIERLGGSVMKKSGVNRVVWKRPRLTHNGPVRRSTVIDQIPFLAVARSLGDLWSYDFYSGEFVVSPEPDTTVMTLDPKRHRYIILGSDGLWNMMPPKNAVNMCCSHDKMVGPKGMSCARRLGCTALLFWKQRMLRADNTTVIVLALQDREGPPIAMHQDEIVVDMATGIDHVPFPGTPYNTCEVPKEEHEDGMFYEEDEIYGEEHGWTCLEW